Proteins found in one Corynebacterium sanguinis genomic segment:
- the mutM gene encoding bifunctional DNA-formamidopyrimidine glycosylase/DNA-(apurinic or apyrimidinic site) lyase gives MPELPEVEVVRRGLDTHLVGRTFSTVEVLHPRAVRGNSVDLREMLPGRRVTGTGRRGKFMWLTLDDGAALMVHLRMSGQMLVGSPGTAVSPHLRIRALLDDVELAFVDQRTFGSWQYVSLGEDGVPESIGHIAPDPFEADFDIVERARLVRTRSSAIKTVLLNQAIVSGIGSIYADEALWAAGVKPTRRARSLRQSDAVRVLEHSRDVMAKALEQGGTSFDSLYVNVNGASGYFSRSLNAYGREGQPCLRCGTEMRKVVVNGRSSCFCQGCQTL, from the coding sequence GTGCCGGAGCTGCCTGAGGTTGAGGTGGTGCGCCGCGGCCTCGACACCCATCTTGTCGGACGGACTTTCAGCACCGTGGAGGTGCTGCACCCGCGGGCGGTGCGCGGCAACTCCGTCGACCTCCGCGAAATGCTGCCGGGCCGGCGGGTCACCGGCACGGGGCGGCGCGGCAAGTTCATGTGGCTGACGCTTGACGACGGCGCCGCGCTCATGGTTCACCTCCGCATGAGCGGCCAAATGCTCGTCGGCTCTCCCGGCACCGCGGTGAGCCCTCACCTGCGGATTCGAGCATTGCTTGACGACGTCGAGCTGGCGTTCGTGGACCAGCGGACCTTCGGCTCCTGGCAGTACGTCTCGCTGGGCGAAGATGGCGTCCCGGAGTCGATTGGCCACATTGCGCCGGACCCGTTCGAGGCAGACTTCGACATCGTCGAGCGCGCCCGCCTCGTGCGCACGCGCAGCTCCGCGATTAAGACGGTGCTGCTCAACCAGGCGATCGTCAGCGGAATTGGCTCCATCTACGCCGACGAGGCGCTGTGGGCGGCGGGCGTAAAGCCCACGCGGCGGGCCAGGTCGCTGCGCCAGTCGGACGCGGTACGGGTGCTTGAGCACTCCCGCGACGTCATGGCCAAGGCGTTGGAACAGGGCGGGACCAGCTTCGATTCCCTCTACGTCAACGTCAACGGCGCGAGCGGGTACTTCTCACGCTCGCTCAACGCCTATGGCAGGGAGGGCCAGCCGTGCCTGCGCTGCGGCACCGAGATGCGCAAGGTTGTGGTCAACGGGCGCTCGAGCTGTTTCTGCCAGGGGTGCCAGACACTGTGA
- a CDS encoding alanine/glycine:cation symporter family protein — MEKAYEIVDGTINGFIWNIVPWFLVLAGIYFGFRTLFVQVRLLPSMFRAVAETPKGKDREGRDLDADYGGISAFKAFTISAASRVGTGNIAGVALAISIGGPGAVFWMWMIALIGGATSFVESTLAQLWKTKDPEGSYHGGPAYYMTRGLGWRPVAIIFSIFLAFTYGFVYNAIQTNSIVEAVGGSLDNNSNTLKGIVAVVIAALTAAIIFGGVTRIASATQVIVPFMAGAYVIIGLIVVIVNIGEVPNMIATIVGSALGLREVAGATLAMAFMHGMRRGLFSNEAGMGSAPNAAATATVSHPVKQGLVQTLGVYFDTLLVCSITAFIVLLGPQVTYGKENIQGAALTQAALADSVGAWGAHAITFILFFLAFSSVIGNYYLAQANIEYLTKSKAVMTGFRVLVIGFVFFGAFGSLPLVWALGDTMAGSLAIINIIAIVPLGGVAIKLLKNFNEQRRQGVDPVFHRDMLPELKNVEFWDGSDPVTRRSIEDRITLADNE; from the coding sequence ATGGAAAAAGCATACGAGATCGTCGATGGGACGATTAACGGGTTCATCTGGAACATCGTCCCCTGGTTCCTCGTGCTGGCGGGCATCTACTTCGGGTTCCGGACGCTGTTCGTGCAGGTCCGCTTGCTGCCGTCGATGTTCCGCGCGGTCGCCGAGACCCCGAAAGGCAAGGACCGCGAGGGCCGCGACCTGGATGCGGACTACGGCGGCATCTCGGCGTTCAAGGCGTTCACCATTTCGGCCGCTTCGCGCGTGGGCACGGGAAACATCGCGGGCGTCGCGCTCGCGATCTCGATCGGCGGCCCGGGCGCGGTGTTCTGGATGTGGATGATCGCCCTGATCGGTGGAGCGACCTCGTTCGTCGAATCCACCCTGGCGCAGCTGTGGAAGACCAAAGACCCCGAGGGTAGCTACCACGGCGGCCCGGCGTACTACATGACACGCGGGCTCGGCTGGAGGCCCGTGGCGATCATCTTTTCCATCTTCCTAGCCTTCACCTACGGCTTCGTCTACAACGCGATTCAGACCAACTCCATCGTGGAAGCGGTGGGAGGCTCCCTGGACAACAACAGCAACACTCTCAAGGGCATCGTCGCGGTTGTCATCGCCGCGCTGACCGCGGCCATCATCTTCGGTGGCGTGACCCGCATTGCGTCCGCGACGCAGGTGATCGTTCCGTTTATGGCCGGCGCCTATGTCATCATCGGTCTGATCGTGGTGATTGTGAACATCGGCGAGGTCCCGAACATGATCGCCACCATCGTCGGCAGCGCGCTTGGACTACGTGAGGTCGCTGGCGCCACGCTGGCGATGGCGTTCATGCACGGCATGCGCCGCGGGCTCTTCTCCAACGAGGCGGGTATGGGCTCGGCACCGAATGCGGCCGCGACGGCGACCGTGTCGCACCCGGTGAAGCAGGGTCTTGTTCAGACCCTCGGCGTGTACTTCGATACCCTGTTGGTCTGTTCGATCACCGCGTTCATCGTCCTGCTCGGCCCACAGGTGACCTACGGCAAGGAAAACATCCAGGGTGCCGCGCTGACGCAGGCGGCGCTGGCTGATTCGGTCGGCGCCTGGGGCGCGCACGCGATCACCTTCATCCTGTTCTTCCTCGCGTTCTCTTCTGTGATCGGCAACTACTACCTCGCGCAGGCCAACATTGAGTATCTGACCAAGTCGAAGGCCGTGATGACCGGGTTCCGCGTGCTCGTGATCGGGTTTGTTTTCTTTGGCGCGTTCGGCTCGCTGCCGCTGGTGTGGGCGCTCGGCGACACCATGGCCGGCAGCCTGGCCATTATCAACATCATCGCGATCGTCCCGCTGGGCGGTGTTGCGATCAAGCTGCTGAAGAACTTCAACGAGCAGCGCCGCCAGGGCGTCGACCCGGTCTTCCACCGCGACATGCTGCCCGAGCTGAAGAACGTCGAGTTCTGGGACGGCTCCGACCCCGTGACGCGGCGCAGCATCGAGGACCGCATCACGCTGGCGGACAATGAGTAG
- a CDS encoding acylphosphatase — protein MSSVRLAAHVHGHVQGVGFRWWTRSRALELGLAGYAKNLDDGRVEVVAEGAREGVDKFLRLLREQPSTAGRPGRVDTVVERCSEPKGARGFEER, from the coding sequence ATGAGTAGCGTCCGCCTCGCCGCCCACGTGCACGGTCACGTTCAGGGGGTGGGTTTTCGCTGGTGGACCCGCTCGCGCGCGCTCGAGCTCGGGTTGGCGGGTTACGCGAAGAACCTTGACGACGGCCGCGTCGAGGTGGTTGCTGAAGGCGCACGTGAGGGCGTCGATAAGTTCCTGCGGCTCTTGAGGGAGCAGCCGTCGACGGCCGGGCGGCCGGGTCGGGTGGACACGGTGGTGGAGCGGTGCTCGGAGCCGAAGGGTGCGCGAGGCTTCGAGGAGCGCTAG
- a CDS encoding PadR family transcriptional regulator yields the protein MTQLRKGALELAILSLLEREELYGAALVERLGNYPSLAAPAGTVYPLLSRLTSNNIVQTRWEESPKGPPRKYYSLSDAGTDALRHLQGDFHTLTRDIAALFGEDKQ from the coding sequence ATGACCCAGCTACGCAAGGGTGCGCTCGAACTGGCGATCCTGTCGCTGCTCGAGCGCGAGGAGCTCTACGGCGCGGCGCTTGTTGAGCGGCTCGGAAACTACCCGAGCCTCGCTGCGCCGGCCGGCACCGTGTACCCGCTTCTGAGCCGGCTGACCAGCAACAACATCGTGCAAACGCGCTGGGAGGAGTCGCCGAAGGGGCCGCCGCGCAAATACTACTCGCTAAGCGACGCCGGCACCGACGCCCTGCGCCACCTACAAGGAGACTTCCACACCCTGACCCGGGACATCGCAGCACTGTTCGGAGAGGACAAGCAATGA
- the smc gene encoding chromosome segregation protein SMC, with amino-acid sequence MHLKSLTLKGFKSFASATTMKFEPGICAVVGPNGSGKSNVVDALAWVMGEQGVKNLRGGKMEDVIFAGAGDRKPLGRAEVTLTFDNTDKRLPIDYTDVAITRRMFRDGASEYEVNGSKARLMDIQELLSDSGIGREMHIIVGQGKLAEILESRPEERRAFIEEAAGVLKHRRRKEKAQRKLTGMQANLDRLTDLTEELGKQLAPLARQAETAQRAASVQATVREARLILAADEVLTLRAKRDDASSNVALVTAKVEAVAAELDEAEAQQEAVEARQREVEPAAEEAQQLWFTLSTLAERVSATVRIASERAANSVGQTTYHGQDPDDLLARASVADEQYAEALERAEEAAEKLESIREEIAERREVFDAAEREHLAQVRAIADRREGVVRLLAQEESQLAAVAAAEEEISRIEEALGETRQRAHVAAREAEELARAITGDGEQRDELYQAHVRAAAESDAADKRLEQLRAVQRERERTVFTLESRIATLSEQAPKQAAADALGGDVGVLAGLISADQGVAKALAAALGPFAEALVGAGDVADALAQAERAIVVDPVGGSTWRMDTDAPVDWLLDHVRLDPSIAGPLTRVLVDVALADTVEEARRIVADDPRLRAVTRTGVLAGEGWIAAGTGQVSTVEVSARIERAAAELETARAGLRELSGTLEGAKLSAEEARVAAASAKAALREHDATLEATRREAQRAARHRDAQRAEHERAAQRATDAEARLHSRQEELAETRDRLSRIDSDSTEADEPSSAERDRAQAALTEVTALEMEATLSARTAQQTAEAAAGKGDALRRQAEHERAAKARFLAGVAKQKAQAELAATVAEHARVLAGRVGDAVARAAARRDELSAEVAQLRGRAQQAKQQVSATRQQLSRLTDSAHAADIAREQAQVRIDEAEAKATESLGIAIADLLAQHSPGEGFDRAAERARLAQAEKDLRALGKVNPLALEEYKALEERYSFLSTQLDDVNQARRDLLGVINDVDDQILKLFTDAWADVEKQFPAVFGTLFPGGEARLILTEPGDMLATGIEIEARPPGKRVKRLSLLSGGEKSLTALAFLVAIFRARPSPFYVFDEVEAALDDVNLRRLIALLEELRRDSQLIVITHQKPTMDVANVLYGVTMRGDGVTRVISQRMSPASS; translated from the coding sequence ATGCACCTGAAATCGCTCACGCTTAAGGGGTTTAAGTCCTTCGCGTCGGCGACGACGATGAAGTTCGAGCCGGGTATTTGTGCTGTTGTGGGGCCTAACGGTTCGGGCAAGTCGAACGTCGTCGACGCGTTGGCGTGGGTGATGGGCGAGCAGGGGGTGAAAAACCTGCGTGGCGGGAAGATGGAGGACGTCATTTTCGCGGGCGCGGGGGATCGTAAGCCTTTGGGCCGCGCGGAGGTGACGCTGACCTTTGACAATACGGATAAGCGGCTACCTATTGACTACACGGATGTGGCGATTACGCGGCGGATGTTCCGCGACGGCGCGTCCGAGTACGAGGTCAATGGGTCGAAGGCCCGCCTGATGGATATCCAGGAGTTGCTGTCGGATTCGGGCATTGGCCGTGAGATGCACATCATCGTTGGCCAGGGCAAGCTCGCGGAGATCCTGGAATCACGCCCGGAGGAGCGCCGCGCCTTCATCGAGGAAGCCGCCGGCGTGCTCAAGCACCGCCGCCGCAAAGAGAAGGCGCAGCGCAAGCTCACCGGGATGCAGGCGAACCTCGATCGCCTCACCGATCTTACCGAGGAGCTGGGCAAGCAGCTCGCCCCCTTGGCCCGGCAGGCGGAAACGGCCCAGCGCGCGGCGAGCGTGCAGGCGACGGTGCGCGAGGCCCGCCTTATCCTCGCGGCCGATGAGGTGCTCACTCTTCGCGCGAAGCGTGACGACGCCTCCTCCAACGTCGCGCTTGTCACCGCCAAGGTTGAAGCCGTCGCCGCAGAACTGGATGAAGCTGAGGCGCAGCAGGAGGCCGTTGAGGCCCGCCAGCGGGAGGTTGAGCCGGCGGCCGAGGAGGCGCAGCAGCTGTGGTTTACGCTGTCTACGCTGGCCGAGCGCGTGAGCGCCACGGTGCGCATTGCTTCGGAGCGCGCCGCGAACTCCGTCGGGCAGACCACCTACCACGGCCAAGACCCGGACGACCTGTTGGCGCGGGCGAGCGTGGCCGACGAGCAGTACGCCGAGGCGCTGGAGCGCGCCGAGGAGGCGGCGGAGAAGCTCGAATCGATCCGGGAGGAGATCGCCGAGCGCCGTGAGGTCTTCGACGCCGCGGAGCGCGAGCACCTCGCGCAGGTGCGCGCGATCGCGGACCGCCGCGAGGGCGTGGTGCGCCTGCTGGCGCAGGAGGAAAGCCAGCTTGCCGCCGTCGCCGCCGCCGAAGAGGAGATTTCCCGGATCGAGGAAGCACTGGGCGAGACCCGCCAGCGCGCGCACGTCGCCGCGAGGGAGGCCGAGGAGCTGGCCCGCGCCATTACCGGCGACGGCGAGCAGCGTGATGAGCTTTACCAGGCCCACGTGCGCGCGGCCGCGGAGTCGGACGCGGCCGATAAGCGCCTCGAGCAGCTGCGCGCGGTACAGCGGGAGCGCGAGCGCACGGTGTTTACGTTGGAGTCGCGCATCGCCACCCTGTCCGAGCAGGCTCCGAAGCAGGCTGCCGCGGACGCGCTCGGCGGCGATGTCGGCGTGTTGGCGGGGCTGATCAGCGCTGATCAGGGCGTCGCTAAGGCGCTTGCCGCGGCTCTGGGCCCGTTCGCGGAAGCGCTCGTCGGGGCGGGGGACGTGGCGGATGCGCTGGCTCAGGCCGAGCGTGCCATCGTGGTGGATCCGGTTGGCGGCAGCACCTGGCGGATGGACACCGACGCGCCCGTCGACTGGCTGCTCGACCACGTCCGCCTCGACCCGTCGATCGCGGGGCCGCTCACGCGCGTGCTTGTCGACGTCGCCCTCGCCGACACAGTCGAGGAAGCTAGGCGCATCGTCGCGGACGACCCACGCCTGCGGGCGGTCACGCGCACCGGGGTGCTCGCCGGCGAGGGCTGGATCGCCGCCGGCACCGGGCAGGTGTCGACCGTCGAGGTCTCCGCGCGCATCGAGCGCGCCGCGGCGGAGCTGGAGACCGCGCGCGCCGGGCTGCGCGAGCTCTCCGGAACGCTCGAAGGCGCCAAGCTGTCGGCCGAGGAGGCGCGGGTGGCCGCGGCGAGCGCGAAGGCGGCGCTGCGCGAGCACGATGCGACTCTGGAGGCGACCCGCCGCGAGGCGCAGCGCGCGGCGCGACACCGCGACGCCCAGCGCGCCGAGCACGAGCGCGCAGCGCAGCGCGCCACCGATGCCGAGGCGCGTCTACACAGCCGCCAGGAGGAGCTTGCCGAGACCCGCGATCGCCTGTCGCGCATCGACTCGGACTCCACCGAGGCAGACGAGCCTTCAAGCGCCGAGCGCGATCGGGCCCAGGCCGCGCTGACCGAGGTCACGGCACTAGAGATGGAGGCCACGCTGTCGGCGCGCACCGCGCAGCAGACGGCGGAGGCAGCGGCGGGCAAGGGCGACGCGCTGCGTCGTCAGGCGGAGCACGAGCGGGCGGCGAAGGCGCGCTTTCTGGCGGGCGTCGCCAAGCAGAAGGCGCAGGCCGAGCTAGCCGCGACGGTCGCCGAGCACGCGCGGGTTCTCGCTGGGCGCGTTGGCGATGCGGTGGCGCGGGCCGCGGCGCGCCGCGACGAGCTCTCCGCCGAGGTCGCGCAACTTCGAGGCCGCGCGCAGCAGGCGAAACAGCAGGTCAGCGCGACGCGGCAGCAGCTGAGCCGGCTGACGGACAGCGCGCACGCCGCCGACATCGCCCGCGAGCAGGCGCAGGTGCGCATCGACGAGGCCGAGGCGAAGGCCACCGAATCCCTCGGCATCGCGATCGCCGACCTTCTCGCCCAGCACAGCCCCGGCGAGGGCTTCGACCGCGCCGCCGAGCGGGCGCGCCTCGCGCAGGCGGAAAAGGACCTGCGCGCGCTCGGCAAGGTCAACCCGCTGGCGCTGGAGGAGTACAAGGCACTCGAGGAGCGCTACTCGTTTTTGAGTACCCAGCTTGACGACGTCAACCAGGCGCGCAGGGACCTGCTCGGCGTGATCAACGACGTCGACGATCAGATCCTGAAGCTGTTTACGGATGCGTGGGCGGACGTCGAAAAGCAATTCCCCGCGGTGTTTGGCACGCTGTTTCCGGGCGGGGAGGCGCGGCTGATCCTCACCGAGCCCGGCGACATGCTCGCCACCGGCATCGAGATCGAAGCGCGCCCGCCCGGCAAGCGAGTCAAGCGGCTCTCTCTGCTCTCGGGCGGGGAGAAGTCTCTGACTGCGCTGGCTTTTCTCGTGGCCATCTTCCGCGCCCGCCCCAGCCCCTTCTACGTGTTCGACGAGGTCGAGGCGGCGCTTGACGACGTCAACCTGCGCCGGCTCATCGCGCTACTCGAAGAACTTCGCCGCGACTCGCAGCTGATCGTGATCACGCACCAGAAGCCCACGATGGACGTGGCCAACGTGCTCTATGGCGTCACGATGCGCGGCGACGGGGTCACCCGCGTGATCTCGCAGCGGATGAGCCCCGCCAGTTCCTAG